The Liolophura sinensis isolate JHLJ2023 chromosome 8, CUHK_Ljap_v2, whole genome shotgun sequence sequence tgattttttttttataatgtagtCAACCCATCGTAGCTGaatgacatttattcattcatgtttGATATTTCTGCTAATTATTGTAAAAAGGGGTTAAGGTGCAGTGGCATATATGGCTGACAGTTTACTGAAAGTAAATTCACATACTTAAATTTAAAGTGTTTACggaaaataattttcacatcTTAATGATGattgtaaatcagttttaaacTATTGATATTaaataatactgaaataaacgtaaaagaaaaaaattgggTTTGGGGGGTGGGGTTTAGTAGATTTGAGAGATACATGTTATATAAAAGCTGTAATATTGAAAGTAACATTAAGTGCAAATCACTAGGGGGCTAGCTACAAATTACTTTCTGTACGACAGACCCCTATAAACTTATGGTTTCAGGCTCGGTTAAAAGGCACTCGTTTTCCTGGTACAAGTCGTGATTGACACAATCATTGTTAGCCAGTGAGAACTCCGTACAAGCTGAAAGCCTTCGCGAAAGACCACAGATTTTCACTGATAGAGGTTgtggtgtgtcttcattaatattcattatTAACCAAGAAGTAAGACGTTGGCCACTGAAcactaaattaaataaatttgtagAGAAACTAACATTATTGTTTGTGAGAAACAATGCAGAGTACTGTAGCGTTAGCCCATCCATTCTTAGAATCCCCAAATCATGCTAAAAAGTTATGCCCAACTGACATAGGCAAACGGTCTTCTAACATTGATGAAATCCAGTAATTCAAACTTTTCAGCTGAGTCAAACTGACTTCTTAtatcaaacaacaacaaccatctTTTTCGGCTAGGTGTTAATAGGTTTATTTCCATTGGTCGGTGTGGATTAGCGGCCTCCAGATCCCCCTACAAGAATTTGCAGGCTGTTTTATCAGAGGTTGATAAAATGTTAGGCTATGACCTCTGCCAAAGGAGAGTCGCTAAAAATGTGAAAGAGGGTGTCCAAACATCCCTTTTTTGGGGGCCATTTTGTTATAGCATTGTGTCCAGATATCATTTTCTCTTATCTTTCCCatgttaaaaattcttgaaaccGGGTGTCCAAAAAGCAccagttttcattttcactCGTCCACTTAGACAGGTGGATGGGTAGCTGGCTAACCCTGTACAAATCACATACATCTGCAGAAGCACACGCACCCAAATGCTAGCAATGGTCAAGTTATATCCATCAAAGGCAGCAGTTAGGTAGTGTGagttcttttgttgttttttgggttttttttctgagaaATTATATGACTGAACTGGATATTGCACAAAAGAATTACATGATGACTAACAGGATAGAGTGCTTGCAAAAGTGCATAATTTTGACTACTGTAGCTGGGTCTCACGTCGTCTTTATTGTCTGAATTATTTATCATACTTATACATACAAGTAAATTGTTTAACCATACTGTTTAATGGACAGTGTGCACGTTGTTTGAACCaacaagtaatattttgttgttgttgttgggtaTGTTGTTTCCACTGAATATGGTTTAAATTAATTTACTCACATGTATTCACACTCTGATGAGCACCAACTTAACCAGAGCATGTCTGAGATTACttgtagtgtatgtacattcataGGTGTATAttccatacacacatatacatgtacactatatggGTGTTGCGCGTGCCTTTCTCTCTCAGACCTAAATATTGATGGGAGCTATCTTGTTCATCCGTATTTATCGGTATGTTTGTCGTGATTCATCTGCATATGGTTTCAGTAAAAGTTCAAACTTAATCTAAATACATGCTAATTCATTCTCTGTGGGTTGataatttcataattaataATGGCGATATGATGTAATAAGGGAATTTTGGGTAACAAATTGTAATTGGACAGCTATATTTTAATCAGTTAACCTGTTTTCAAAACGTGCAGTAATTGTAAATACTgacttttttggatttttttacaCTGTTTGCCCTTATGTGGATTTTTTCATTTCCTTAACTTGCAAACCAGTCATCTAACTGTAGGCTTtaggtatatattttatttattgctaatgtattttaaaatttatgcaATTTGCATGTTTTAAGAAagttgtaatatacatgtagtttaaacaCTGACATGTAATGAAGAATTATCATCTTTGTCAAGGAGAAGAAATCCCTGGAATATAATATCTACATTTAGGTACAAGTATATGCACATTTACTTCTGGTGACTTACAGCTTGGTTACCAGCTGGAAAACTAAGCTGATGGTAATGCTACTTTAAAAAATTCTAGTGAGCTTCAGGAGACAATATGACTTGCACTAAAACATTGACGCAGtaaatgttgtgttgttttgtttgatgcTGATTATGAGGAGGTATTGGTTTATACTGACAGGCACACATGACATTTCCAGCAGATTACCCCTACTCCCCTCCCACTGTCAGATTTGTCTCCAAGATGTGGCACCCAAATGTCTATGAGGTAAGTATTAAGGGATATGTTTTACGTATGACATGGGGACATTTATCCTGTGGAAATTATCAGAATAATGTGCATAGAACtttttgcatgaaaatgtaaatatgtgaaaatatatgtacatatgtacagacTGTTTTGATGCTAAAAGTTAATACTTGCTGATGTAAAGCTTCAGCCAAGCCAGCTGGTAGTGGGTTCAAACATGTGGCTTCATTTACAAGGAGTCGTGTgtattatgtttgttttatatccTTTTCTAATTTATACAACTTTTGAAGTTAGTAGATGACTGAAGATCAGCCTCTGCCTAATGAATCATGTTCAAATCATGTGGCTCTTGCTGGCTTATCTAGCCCCAGGctctgtttgttgtttttgttcttcaactAAATCTTGTCGCAGTAGTGAGTACACTAAATGAGTAAATTTTCAGTATGTTACTAAATTATCACCAGGaaaggaaggaaaaaaaataaactgatacaAGTGTTCATcctctgatacatgtaaatatacatacaactgTGTACCTTTCTTCAATTCACATATTAAATCAACACTTAAATGGTGGCATTACATACACGCTTTTTGTTTTAGAATGGTGATGTATGTATCTCAATCCTCCACCCTCCTGTGGATGACCCACAGAGTGGAGAACTACCCTCAGAACGCTGGAATCCCACACAGAATGTTAGGTATGACATCACCCTGGGTTTCACTTCaaagacaacatatacatgGCATTATGTGAGCGTATTTAAACAATCAAggccagctcctgctggcttcgtctccggccatacatgggcaGGTCCACGGCCAACCTCCAGATGGTCTGGGGTTTCCTGCAGGCTCTACTCTGTtaactcccaccataatgcttgtcgcagtcaaatgagtgaaatattcttgactatggcatagaatacctatcaaataaattaaacaaccAAGGCAAGCAAAACTTAAGGCTGTAGCAATGCTAGCACTATCATCAAGTTTACACTTGCATGGTATTCAGAAtttgtaatataattataaCAGGCCTATTTTAAGATGGCCTTTTTTACATGGTAGAAACCAAAGACCAGCTGCAGCTAATCTCTGATACAGTCAACATGATATATCTATTGTGGTCAGCTAATTCCAATGCTTTGATACACTTGAACTTTAATGGTTAActgtcaattaaataaatggacAGTCCTTgaacatgtcatacatgtacccattatGAGGTCATCACAAAaccaacattttcttttcagaacAATTTTGCTGAGTATCATATCATTGTTGAATGAGCCAAATACCTTTTCCCTGCCAATGTGGATGCATCAGttatgtacagaaaatggagggATTCCAGGGGAAAAGACAAAGAATATGAAACAATTATCAGGTACGTTTACAAGTAGAACTATTTAACATCCTGGGGTCATTTCCCTAAAGCATGTTTAGTGttaagtacatgcatgtcttaGCTAAGTGCATTTAGCtctatctctacaacatacattgCCATTGAAGTtgagggcttacttagctaagtgggCTTCGTGAAACTGGCACCAGGTTAAATGTCTAgctatatttgtttacttatttcttttgATTGGTATCTGAGACTATGTCACTTTCATGTAGTTGACAGCATTCTGGTTTATAGTCAGAGGATTGAAATAGAATCTGCGAAAAAACCAAGTCACTGTTCATACCACCAGTTACTTGACAAGCCTTCTGATGAGCTAAATATTAACTCGCAGATTCAAAGTCAAGGGTTTTGCATGTGAACTGAGAATTACAAAAACTGTACATTTCCTGACCATATATATTTCTGCTGGACTGAGTGTGGTTGACTTCATGCCTGCAGTGCTTGAGGCAGGCTTATACACGTAGGTGCTGTAGCACTTACTACCATTTAATGCCCTGATCAACCCTGCATGTTATTTGGGTACACTTGGTAGACCTGCATGTAAAACTTTGTGGCATAACACAGTTGaaacaatgaaagaaaacatgagAAGGTTAAGTTTTCCACACCTGAGCTatttaaatattattcagtTTGGTGTACAGTAGTGTTTCATCATATTCATGAATGGACTTCTAGTGGGTTAAATTTTTTGGCATCTAGCGAGTATGTATCAGAAGACTTATTtgagcccttgaccaatgaggtgaaGGCTCAAATCCAGATTTCAGTGGTTAAGCTGCAGATTTGAGTGAGGAGATTTGTCGGGTACCTCATGAATGgtggtggtttattctgggcactCTGGCTTACCCCACCCATAAAATAAACTTGACCATCTTCtcttaataaaagtgaaaaattcttgagcatgcatatcaatcaaagaaataaatgtactatatgattttacagaaaacaagtCCAAGCCACAAAAGATGATGCAGTGCGAGATGGTGTGACAGTTCCAACCACATTACAGGAGTATTGTATAACCTCAAAGCCTAAACCAGACATCCATGATGATTTCTATATGGATGAGGATTATCCAGATGATATTGACGATGAAATGGATGATAGTTATGAGGAAGATGATGACGATTCGGGCAACGGTGAAACATGATAATTCACCGTTActattttgtatacatatattaatttttttttttttttctttttttttcttgtggaaCATTTTTCAGGGGATGTGTATATGCAGTGTAATACAATGGACTAGGCTCAGAGAAAAATTTCATCTTTTATCAAGTTACTGTGGCAACTGATTCAAACGGGATTATACAACAACTCAACAGGATTTGGATACTTCAAAATTTAACAATTACATTCGCCTATGAAGTGGAAAAAATTACTTATCGACACAGAAGTTCTGCGCAATGGCAATATGCGGAGTGCAGGATTTCATACACATTCTTCCAGTTTTTCTTCGTCGGGAGTTGTCTTGATTCCAACATCTGTTTTACAAAGGTCGGGGATGGAATTTTACATCGACTTTGCTTGTTTTATGCACCCTGGATACTGACTTGGTGAGAGCAAGGTGTGGATTAGAGTTCATCAAGAGTTCTAGGATTTCATGCTGCATTATGGAGCAGCACCCTAACCATGCTATTGATTACTGTTGTTTCTTTATTCGTCATATTAACTATTGCTGCTCATTTAATCCAATCTTAGTGGAAATTTGTATTCCATTTCTTTGCCAGGTAGAACTATATGTAGAATGACTACAGCAAATTACCATGAAACTCCATCTAATATTGCTAATTCGCTCGaccatctatacatgtatgtaatgcttGCTTGGATGGGAAAGGTTATGTGGACACAtctttaagaaatataaaaaagctGCACTTTTGTATAGGCTCTTAATTTAATTTATCTTCCATGTAGATCTTGTTTTagtgtaatatgtaatatatgtatgtttgtagtaTTTGTAGATCTACACGTTTTCTGAATGTTTCTTCTTTTGCAACCTTAATTTCAGATGTTAAAAATTACAGTGCAAGACGATGTCCACTCCTGATTATTGAGAGTTCATGTTAGAAAAGAAGCAAAAAAAGTACATAACTATAAAAGTTTGGGGACATCTATTTCATTGTACAGGGTGGGGTTAAGTACGGTTGGGTCAAGTCTTGGTGGGATGTGGAACGTTGTTATGTGTTGGGGTCGGAAGTGTGTGTATGACTGCATAGTATTTTGACCTTTGTacagttaaaacaaaagaaaaaaaaaatcacctgtAAATAAACCATCCCACGTCTGGGTTGCTCTCAGTTGAATGATTggcttttcttttgtttcctcAACAGCGAGTTGACAAATGGGTTGATTCCAGTGTTTTCACTGTTCTTCATAAAGCTCATGTGGCCGTTTGCTTATCTGTTTGTTAAAAACCGCTTGTATTGAGCAATAGAGCATATATATTAAAAGTCAAGTGGccaagtctgtcagtaacttaccaaaggttagtggtttacatgtaccttgggcACACCTGTTACCTCCACTCAGAAAACCGACTGCCATTGTGTCAgcgaaaaattgttgagtgtgGTGTAAGACAATTAAAAACATCGTTGTCACCAACTCAACTTGTAAACGATGTGCTCTCTGCTAATATCAGCTGAAACAACCTTGTCAAGGCTACGATCATGGTGGATAAACAGCACTGCACTGGAAGATGTAGGTTCAATCCAGAGTCTGGCAAGGCGAAAATACTTTGGTAAATCTTGGTACTTACTGACTTGGCTCTCAGTACACAGAGATGTTAAATGCATGTCATTTTGATGCCCGTGTACTGAATATGGTGTCCAGTGATATCTGCTGGATGTTCCACTGGAAAATTGTATGTACACCATAAACTTATGAAGCAGGTCATGTCCACGCTCTTGCCTTACAGTACTGCTGTGTGACAAAAGGAAAGTTAGAGAAGCAAAATCTAACCACATTGAAACATTTCTCATAACCATTCCTCTACAAAAATAACATGCCATATTGTTACTGGAGTGTATGTCAGGAAGCTTACCAGGTATCTGTTTTGCACTATACGAAGTTCAAAGtattgttttctcatttttgggatacatgtattttcacttgGCTCCTTTTATCAGAGGCTGACAGGTTCTCGTTACCTATTGCCCTAATTACTTCAACATTTTCTTAGCACAGGGTTTGAGCTTTTCTATGGCAAGGTCACGCGAGTCATGGGTTCAGTACCATTCTTGGGCGGGGAAGTTTCAAGATTTACGTCGTCTCCATTGCTCTCTGAGCCTTGGCAGCATTAAGCCGTTAATGATGGTACtctgccatgtacatgtagacaacagGCTTTTCATCAGTAACACACTTGGAAAAGTTCAGAAGTATAACTGGTGAGTGGTTTTACTTTGGCGactttggtttcctctacctGTCATACTTTTTAGTATCGTATTACCATAAACATGATGCCAAAAAGAGGACCCAACAGAGCTTAAATAATAACACAACTGTCTCAATCAGACATTCAGATTTGGCTTTATTTCGTAGTTTACCCCTGAGATTCTTTGAGAGGTTGAATAACAGTTATGTTTAACTAAATGTACATAATTGTATAAAAGACTGACCCCTCTGATAGCAGTAAGACTGCAACttctatcatttttttttaacatacttcATGAGAACAAATATACACCTGTACCTATctgtcaatcaaacaaacaactttCTGACTTATAACCAATACTGTTTCACATGTATGCCAAATTTGTTTTTCCAAGAAACTGTTGATTTGGAGTGATAAGTGACTTTTTGACACCAAATGCACACAGCTCCAATAAACAGggtaaaatacaaacaaataccTAACAATCAATAATGTCCACTCTTGCCAGCTAATTAACCTAAGGCGTAGTTCTCCGCGAAGCTGATTGGTAGCTTAAAAAAAGAGGTTACATGCTCTAAATCGAGCTGAAGTTATCTTGTGAGGTATGTCGGGTATCTTGAGGAAAAGTGATGATTACTCAAGGCacttgtttcctccaccaaacATAACCACTAACGTACATTCAATCTAaaacttcaaataaaaaaatatatatatacacataatccTATAATAACGAACAAAAAATGTTATAGAAATTTCTTTTGTAGTTCTTGACTGTAGTCTTATATGCATCTTTGTTATGATGTAAACAAGAATGTTATTTTGAACTTGAAACTGCACATCAGAAAGTAGCACATACAATTACTAAATAAACTGCCCTTAAAATAAGTGAACTTGACCATCCCTTGCTCTATACTGGCATTACGAAAGATAGGCATAAAGATGGTacaattaatataattaatatgtaTGATGCTCAATCTGAAAATTACTTTGAAGAATAAAaacactactgtaattcttcaaccttttctgacgtttgcaacatgtttatttaagcaaattctgagagaactattctgtgtagactgataaaactatactttcaGTGAAGCCCTGACATATTtaaatccaaccagtgtagttttgtctccaaaatcaaattaaaaccaCCCATAAATTGCAGAAATGGTAACGAATTTCAGTAGAAGTGATAGCACTGCAGCTGTCTGCACAAAACGCTACTGCATCTCTACTCTCCAGAAcataaaaacactaaaaatgttaaaaaaatttcaaaagtcATAACCTTGCAAAATTTATAACAATAGTACTAAAAAATCTTCACCCAATTCTTACAAATACAACCATTGTTTAAATACTATTTAATACACCTCAAACTCATTCCATTGTATctataaaaaatacatgtacaaatgtagtaagtatttaaaaaaaaaacaacccataAATATCACTGTCTACATATACAATGTGAGGCAAGCAAAAATGTAATTAAGGCTTTTCGGttctgtacattatacatgacagCAGCTTCAATCACAGATCTATAGTTGTGCAATCAGCATCAGTTATCAGTagaatttctttcataaaatagATCGTTGAGGTCAATGGCAACTCTGTCCAAAACAGCCAAATCAATGGCGAAGTGGAAGAGCATGGCgatttaacatttacagttccaagacatgtttaaaattaatgttatattatttattaatattatattacaatttataattttcactgaaaaccaATCCCAGCCATTCTCTAATTTATAACATACAATCACTACTTTTCAAGTTTGAAGAAAACCAGTCACAGTATTCCAGCATTGTTTCCCAGGcaacaaaatgacaaactgacagacaaTGCCAATTCCTATGACCTACAATCAGTTCACAGTGGGAGACAAAAAACACATCACTAATAAAAATCAAGGCAATAACAAAAAGTTCAGCCtggtaattatttctttttttagcaCTTTTTGGCAATTGTTTCGGGCATTTGGACATAACATGTAACTCTTTATCATCCACATCATTGCCTCAAGTTTCTCATTACAAATACTTTCATTATGCTTGCAAAGCTCGTACAAAAATCTTGTACTTGTTGTGATTTTAGCGTCATCTTTACAACCAGGTCCATAATAAAAAACCACCTGAGATTCATAATGAAAATTAGCACTCTACAACATGAAGAGGGTATTATCCCTTCATAAATACTGTATAGATACATATCCTATACACATCAACAAAACCCCTATCTCCACCAAGACACACTGACAATGAGGCTGAGATTCTACCACTCTCACTCAGATCGCACCATTAACCTGTCTTGTGATTTCACTTTTCACCTGATTGCAGCTTGTAATGGAAATCGGGTAAATCTCTCAACTTCTGAGCTGCCTGCAACAAAAATTGTGACAAAAACCAAACTCAACAAAAGCATTCCTGATCATGTTTTTCAAAGCTAAATTTACAATCTCACTGATATTTTATGTTACAAAAACCTGAGGTTTTATCTTGTGATTAATGATTTACGCTCTCGTGAAATTATTTGCACTTAATACAGAGAGGGCGAAACGACGCGAGCTCTTGGCCAAGAACCTGACAAACACCCTAACAAAAAAGCCATGGCCGAACCAGCAAACGCTGATTCTGAAATGCAACCTTGTTGGCCATGGGCCTGGCATCTGCAAGTTCCACTGGTACTAAAGTAACTGTGCCAGCAGGTGATTGCTTTGTTGTTACAGCAGTTGAATTAATGTATCATttttaacaagtacatgtgttaatATAGCCACATAATGCATATCGTTGCACTTTCCCTAAGATCAGCTCCactactctgacatcacatagCTGTTTAAAGTTCAATCATAAGCATGTTTACAATGGCATTAGCCATGGAAAGTCCAGAAGAACCATTTAACTCAATCAATTTCTAAAACATACAATCTAATTTAAAGATTAAACCCAGATCTtgtcaacaaaatcaaaattaaagcTTGACAAACTCCATGTACCTGCTCAGCTGTTAAATCTCTCTGGGCCTGAGCCAACATCTCATAACCCACCATGAACTTCTTCACCGTGGCTGATCTCAGCAGAGGGGGGAAGTACAGTGCATGGAGTTGCCAGTGGTTGTTATCTTGACTGGCCTTACTACCTGTGGGTGCACCTGAAAgtacacattacatatatatttatttggtgttttattccatactcacataaaatatcagttaagttttatttaggtggaggaaatcagggCAGTGCATATCATAGCCTTTACAAATCTCTTGAAATAAAGAAGCAACTGATGggtgtttaacactgtgctcaagaCTCTTCCATATGATGTTGAGCAAATCCTTGCAAACCATCAGATTCTTGAACTAAGTCCTATGGCCAAAGCTGACCAagtaagagctggatttgaaactGCGATCTCATTGATCAGGGGATTATCTGTTATGTTGAAAGTAATGCTTGAGCTCAAAAAGCCAGCCAGAACCCTTTAAATTCTCTTCATTAAAAgagaagacaacaaataatatttctGAAAAGGGTAGAAACAACAATGAACAGATGACAAACAGTGTTTGCTGTTAGCAGAAACACCTGCATTATCGGGCTATAGAAATAACTTGTGCCTCATTGgctaaaactgataacatgctGAACATTCGATTTTGTTGATGTGCACTATTTTGCTCAATTTGAGCTGCCACTATCTCTCTTATACAACACAAAAGTAAAAAGGTACGCTTTCTAGAC is a genomic window containing:
- the LOC135472471 gene encoding LOW QUALITY PROTEIN: ubiquitin-conjugating enzyme E2 R2-like (The sequence of the model RefSeq protein was modified relative to this genomic sequence to represent the inferred CDS: inserted 1 base in 1 codon), whose translation is MAQSPTGGAVKTLQLEYKRINEEPVEGFKVKLLGEEEDNLFEWEVAIFGPPGTLYEGGYFKAHMTFPADYPYSPPTVRFVSKMWHPNVYENGDVCISILHPPVDDPQSGELPSERWNPTQNVRTILLSIISLLNEPNTFXPANVDASVMYRKWRDSRGKDKEYETIIRKQVQATKDDAVRDGVTVPTTLQEYCITSKPKPDIHDDFYMDEDYPDDIDDEMDDSYEEDDDDSGNGET